GGTTATTAGCGACCGTGTAATTACACCCATAAATTTCCAGAATCCCCTCttaaaacatgtattatttGCTGACCCGGTTTTTGGTAAAACCGCGAGGGATTCGCATGCCTCATGTAGAAAATATGATAGCGCGTGGAACTGCTTAGCACAGGCTGCAGTCGCAGCAGACGGAATCTCACTAGTAAATCCGATGACCACATTTGCTGATATTCTTACAtgtgcaatatttttttcatgcagtctGCTGAGGTGCTACTGGGGCTGCTGCTCTgcaagcttcttttttttttcccctcacacagCTTTCCAGAGCAGCGATTGGACGGCAGGAGAGCCAATGGGCAGTCGAGCAGCAGGTTATTTGAACTCTCCTCACACAGCCTCGACTAAACCAGGCAACATCCCCTGACTTTTCAAACATTATCCTCTCAGAAGAGTCTGTCATCAACAAGTGTGCTCAGTGCTCAGTCACCGCTGCGGCGAGAGAGCAAGGGAAACTTTTtaaccccccctttttttttttttctttttccacatttccttCACATTAAATATATCCAGGATGGGAACCTGCCACCTCTATTTACAACTGGAAGTCTGCTGATGCACCTGTTGATTGAGGGAAAGCGCTCAGTGTTTAACCATGAACAAAGTTGCTGTGGTGAAGTCCGACACGCTGCTTCGGCTGGAGGACAGCAGGAGAGCGGAGACGGAGAGGAGCAGATTGGACTGCGTGGGCTTACCTCAGAGCAGTTTAACAGACGGCGAGAACACAGACCTGCTGCGATGCCAGGACGCCAGCGAAAACAGCTCTCCTATCAAGTACAGAAGATATGGGTACGCCCTTGAGTTGCAAAAATTACTTTTAATGGCATGATGAGCAGTTTAACAGGtggttgtggtttttttttggtttttttttttataagagttgaaaaatgtattttagagaagaaattgatattttgatattttcaatatgaatgaggtgataatacaaactgagaaatgtgattatttttatcaataattgaataaacagactgctctcagaggaaaataatttccccggaacactgtttgaagctggaaaggtggcagggtccgcaacatataaacaaagtaaaacaatacgAACTTGTGTTGTTGTCCTCTCTGCTCAGTTTGTTATTCAGTTTATCATGAGAACAGAGTTCTTtctatttacttttttttaggTGCAAAACAGCATTCAAAGAAGATTCTGAAAAGAATTTCCTCCTCAGAACTACAAAGTGCTTCTTTAATGTAGTTATACTTAGAAGATATTTATCCAACCTGACATTTTGtcatgctgaaatgtttttgttctgcctTTAGATGCATGATTGAACTGTTCTTTGCAAGTCTTAACACTGACAGTAACATATAATTGTTACAGAGTGGATTTTATTTGCTCTTTGTGAATCTACCTTCTGCCTCCTCCAGGTCTCGCCTGGGTGGGGTCAAAGTTCGCCACAAGAGACAGGTGCTGCAGGACATGGCCCGACCGCTCAAACATTGGCTGTACAAACACCGGGACAACCCCTACCCCACCAAGACCGAGAAGGTCCTGCTGGCCCTGGGCTCACATATGACCCTAGTGCAGGTGAGAGACGAACCTCGAAACGCTTAAAAAACGAAGGATGTGCATTAAAATGAAGCAGATGCGGTCCTATAACAAGGTTCACGTGTGCAGGTCTCCAACTGGTTTGCGAACGCCCGGCGGAGGCTGAAGAACACCGTGAGACAGCCGGACCTGAGCTGGGCGCTGAGGATCAAACTGTACAATAAATACATCCAGGGAAATGCTGAGCGACTGAGCGTGTGCAGTGACGACACCGACTCAGACGGTATGGGCTTCAAGTCTATACGTTTATTTCTCTCATTATAGATGTGAGTAAAAAGacttcattaaaggtgcagtatgtagttttggggaagaaatgttaatcttcattgactgattattattctttatatacctacacaaactaaataaacaaacttgtaTAAACGCAATTTACACTGTTTGActactgtttatatgtggcggaccctgcctcctttttggcttcaaacagtattccgtgaaccttattttcctctgagaccagctggtttattcagttatgaaaagtgaaaaagagtttgtattatcacctcattagtACTGTAAATATCAAGTTTcttagtttgaatttcttctccaaaactccAAAATGCCCCTTTAAGATCTAAAAACTGCAGCACTTGTCATGGATAAGTTATGTAACATCTTATATATTCGATCGCTGGATCATTCCAGTCAGTTTAAAATGGAACAAATCTaagttttgtttcctttcctgcAGATGAAGAGTGTCCTTTACAAACacccatcagccaatcagattttGGCAGGTCATCTTCTCATAAGAGTGTGCTCCAGAAACAGGGCAGCGTCCTCGCCATGGCGGACTCGGCCAACAGTGACGACAGTGCGTCGCCTCCATCCAAGTACAAGAGCAGCCTACTGAATCGTTATCTGAATGACACCCTGCGGCACATGATGACGGCGAAGGCCGATGGCGTTACATCGGCCCGCAAGAGGAGGAGCCACTCCGAGTCATTCAGCTCCAACGAATGTGATCGAGACGTCGTCTCCCCGGCGTCGTCCTACGAAACTGAGGCCAACTTTGTCTACCACATGGGTGAGGCATGTCAGTTTTTGTCGAAAATAGGTGGAAAACTGTCCGTTAACACCAAAATATGTGTGAATTGAACCACTCAGAGCATGTTACAGTGCAAACACTGAAGTTATGACAAGTTGAGcagccaaaacaacacagaggatAGACTGAGAGGTAAAGAGATGCTAGCACCCCCTGTCCACAGAAATCATTAAAGCATCTTCCTTGTTAATTGCAGATTTATGTTGAATGCGAGGTAAAATGACACTTTAACTAGCCTGCTTCCCCTCAGTTCAGTTTTAACACACCGCAGTGCACAGTAAAATAAgaacagactgaacagaaacttCCACATGGCTCCTCAGAGCTCCCTGACATTAATAAATCTCTGGCATTCCACTGAAAGTCAGAAGCTCTGCTAGATTCAATTATAAAGTTACAGCGAAACTGGGAGGGAGTTTGACACCTGGGTGCCCTCTCAGACCTATAGGGAGCACAGCGCACTGACAACCCTCAAATCCGCTACGGTGCAGGAGCCAAAGCCTTTACAAACATCACTAATAAAGACTCATGCAGACGCTGAAATCCCTCATTTTAAAATTGGATGGAGCTCGTGCTGGCCGGCGCTGCGCACCGCAAATATCATTTCCATATACTAGAATGTGCCATTTGTTCCGCTTCAGCTTCTTGCCATGGTGGAAATGTCCAGTCCAGTCTCAAGGACAATTACAGAACGTCTGAGACTTTATTCTTCCCAGGGTGAGAAGTGGGAACCTCAGCCAAACGTACAAAATGGAGCAGTCCGTCAGCGAAGCACCGAGGACGTCTCGTAGCGTGGCTGTCAGGGCTGCCACTCAGCGAGTGAGACAGCGCAGAGCCAGATCACTAATATCCATTTGGCTCTCCCCCGTCAGTGCTAAGGGTGCAGCGTTGCTTCCTCGACCCGTGTGCTTTGGCGGGCTGCTGCTCCCAAGTGTTACTTTCCGACTCAAAATCAATCTAAATTTACATTATTTCATAAGAGCTGTGAAAAGATTTCTGTAACAGTTTATGCTTTTTAGCATTTTTCCTTTAATCAAACAAGGCATGCTTTAagttccttttttattattttggccCCACTCCCCTGGCAAGCAGTAAATTCTTGTCCCAGTCTAAAGGTTACTGAATGGATATTATCATCAGTCTGTGACGGGGCTCGATCTTTATCCAGGAAACTCCACAAACTGCAGTACAGATTGgtaatttaacaataattaGCACAATTTGGAATGTTCACGTGCTTGCAGTGATAAAAACGATTTGTTAACCAATGCAATGGTTAAGCTACAGTGTCctgcttaaaggtgcattacacAAGAATTGGCCACCTCTTGAATTCACACGCCAAACAAATATGGAACAATATATGACAAGAGGAACTGCTAAGTGCCACTAATTGTAGTTGCCATTTtctagttagctcagctagccatGCGGACAGCagcctggactgggagcttgaAGTGGTATGAGAAAGGAAGCGCCGGGGCTAACTGGTCTACTGCTAACTTCAGGAGTGATCTCTGCAACACGTTTTTATTTCAATTCTGTtgatatttaaattatttttcaccttttttccaTCTAAATTTCTtgcatatttcacctttaaactGTTCAGAAACTATGATACAATTGTACAAACATTTTACCGagcatttaaatacattaagCAATGGCAATACAGTTATTTTCACCTACCTTAGAGAGTTAGATGAGGAGATAAATTCCACTCTCGTGCCTGTGCGCTAGCTGTACAGCTAGCAGCCAGTTGCGTAAGCTTAGCATTTAGCATACAGCTAGCTTGCCTCTGCCCAACGGTAAGAACACCCTTTTATCTTAAGTGGGAAATCGTACAACTGGCATTCATTTCTGCGTGTATATCGTCTGCCTCGACGGGCGGTGATGGAAACATGTCAACCTGACACGCTAATGGCCGCGATGCAGTGATGAGCCTTGAAGTTCCAGACGTTGGCGCTTAAATCGTCTTCCACCTGTGTTAAAGTacctaaaatgtcaatcattacgttcgggtcgggtcgggctcgggcttctctctcgctgacttttttttaaataaatatatgtttataaaaatgtatactaaaacgatgtgtggatactaaactaaggaatacttgttgtaaataaataatttggataaaacagagaaggcagcgctgtaaggtaattgctatataactactactaaataggaggcgcagagcaagagcacgctttgcgcacggctttgcggacatttcgtgaacgtaatcttgaaatttcgggtttgcttcgggctcgggcctgcaaatcaagttaattggtcgggctcgggctgggtcgggctttaatgcctgcgggcctgggtcgggtcgggctggattttttaggcccgatcttacctctaacaCTGAGTGTGAAAGCCAAACTCaagtaaaagatattttttttaaaaaagtgactACCGTAACATTTTTTACTGACCTGCTTGCTGCTAGCTAGCCTACTGCTGTCTGTTTTCCAACATGTTCACGACGTCAAAtgtaacacaacaacagcaacaacaaaaaaagacacataccTGCTAATTTGGGTTTGTTAAATTTGTTCAACAATTGGAAACCTAAATATGACAAATTGTATTATGGTAGACTATTTCCAAGCTAGGGGCACTAACTTTCTTCCCTCTGATTTTGAACAGATTaagcaaatgaaacacaacGTATTTATATATGAGTTTAGACATGTGTTTTGTTAGCTGttgacagagccaggctagctgcttcCCCCCTGTTTCCAGCCTTTATGCTATGCTAATTTAAGATAACAGTCTGCTGACTGTGGCTTGACGTAAAGTCTGCATGTGGGTGATATCAATCTTCTCGGGCCAGACAGCAAATTAGCGTATTTCCCAAAACGTTGAAATATATTCCAAAACATATTATTAGTCTCTCGTCAAATCATATTTCTTTTGGAGTATTTGGGGGTTCTTGATGTCATCACACACTGTGCGAGCAGCGCCGTTGAAATGTTTGTGCAAACCTTTAATGCATCCCTGCTGGTCACATTAAGGGTGTTTGCAACCCAGTACGGCTAGTCTGTGGAGGTGAAGTGGAAAGTCAAGCTGCCAAATTCATGACAGGCACTAACACCATTAACACGTTTATACTCCGCCCAGGAGACGACTAAAACAGTCACTAAACCTCAAGTGATGGACTAATAAGTGATGCCCACTACACGGTGTCTTATAACGACACTTTAAACATATCAGTCTGAATCCCACAGGCAGTAAAACTCTACTGGAATGGTTAGTATATGTTAGTGATGTTGCTATTTACCGTCAGCCCGCAGAACCATGAGGCCGGCGACACCACGTAATATGGTACTCGCATCAACTTCTCTGTTTCCCTTAAGAAGGCTGGAGAGCCGTAAATGTGACCGGCATCGTGCTTTATTGGACGCGGAGCGCCGAAAAACATGATCTGGACAAACGCCTCGCTGTGTTTTCCGCCCATTTGGTTTCAAATAAAAACGCGCATGCTGAGAGGGGAGTCTCTTGTTCACAAGCGCACATCCGCGTTGAGGAAGTTAGGTGTGACGGTGTTTTCTTAGTACACAGTTGTTTTCCAGCGTGGCTCCTAATGTCACATCTGTGAGATGACTGCGAGTAGGTTAACCGACCGCGGGTCGTCTGACTGTGCGGGAGAACCTCCAAGACTTAAATCAACTCATGGAGACATTATGTCACTGTTAGGCAATTAGGCCGCGTGAGACATAATTTACGGTGGAGAAAGCTAAATACCGCGCATAGCACACACAAGATTGTGGAAATGACCCCACAAATTTGAATACACTTTCTTGTGGATGATTGCCAGAcgatgttagcttagcttagcacagagagAGGACGTAGGGGTAcacgctttggacaaaagcgtctgctaaatgccctaaatgtcaACGTAAATGGAAGAAATAGATTTCCTGTTTAGTAAAAGAGGTGTTGGCAGCTGTTTCcccagtgtttatgctaagctaagctaaccggctgcttGGTGTAGCTTAATATTTTCTATAGCGCAGTATGGTTTCCCATTCATCCCACAGCAAGAAAGTTAATATGCCTATTTCCCCAAATATTGAACTATTCCTCATctgttaataaataatgttgCCAGCGTTATTGCACCACTGCAGCACaattttataataaaaaaaaacagtcggCAGCTTCGATACCTCTGTAAACTTGTGTTGTAACTGATCTCGGCTGTAAATTTGAGAATCACCAGAAGtaaaacattgttgttttttttcttgctaatAAATACAACAGAGGCACTGTAGTTCTTTCTTGGCAAAGCATGTTAGGGCTAAAGAGAGAAATGCTCAGGGACGTTCAGTAGCAAAAAAGcataaaacagcaaaatgatttACTATCAATAAGTAGTTGCTCTTGGCCGTAGCCCGGCTAAAGAAATCAGAGACGGGGATGATTCGGGCTGTTAGCATTGAAAGACTGTGTTTCACAGTGGGCCTCTAATTTCCCCGTCTATTGCTCTCTGAAGAAAAATGTCGACCAGCCCTCTGTGTGCTCCAATGAAAAAAGGCAATATTCCAAAactaaaatggaaaatatgttcGACATATCATGCACGCTTATGCACAGACCGCAAACTGAAAGTGCACAAGCAATAGAACATTTCTCCAAAGTCCTATTTATCCTGCTCATGCctctgaaaaagacagagacactggAGTTTAAATGCAGGGCTTTGTGAAGTAAAGACAGGTCCTTGCTTAGACTGGTTTGGGGTTCTCAGGTATTCACTCATCAGACACTCCCATGTCTGTTGGGAAAATGTAATTAAGTGCTCAGGCCTTTGTCAAAAAAGATAGGTGTGGCAGGGACAGTTTTTGGAAAAGGGATGGCACACAGTGGTCCGACTCTACAGGTGCTAACAGCAGGGGCACCCCTGGAATCTTTTCATGCTGGGGGCCAGAAGGTGCCACTGACAA
Above is a window of Acanthopagrus latus isolate v.2019 chromosome 21, fAcaLat1.1, whole genome shotgun sequence DNA encoding:
- the LOC119011098 gene encoding homeobox protein Mohawk-like, giving the protein MNKVAVVKSDTLLRLEDSRRAETERSRLDCVGLPQSSLTDGENTDLLRCQDASENSSPIKYRRYGSRLGGVKVRHKRQVLQDMARPLKHWLYKHRDNPYPTKTEKVLLALGSHMTLVQVSNWFANARRRLKNTVRQPDLSWALRIKLYNKYIQGNAERLSVCSDDTDSDDEECPLQTPISQSDFGRSSSHKSVLQKQGSVLAMADSANSDDSASPPSKYKSSLLNRYLNDTLRHMMTAKADGVTSARKRRSHSESFSSNECDRDVVSPASSYETEANFVYHMDTMDYTSTKCDRDQQQGRGQPRQVDQGWREIHAAVALTNLAQGQSCLADHSSVIVPSAATGQSGTREPYSITRTTSIDRMRVTGPTAALRQSCTAGPTLTSRIIQKSSHIAEVQTVTVALANTV